In one Gopherus evgoodei ecotype Sinaloan lineage chromosome 1, rGopEvg1_v1.p, whole genome shotgun sequence genomic region, the following are encoded:
- the LOC115637156 gene encoding C3a anaphylatoxin chemotactic receptor-like yields the protein MSLFLSSNSTYKPDDGATLQYAPEIIGSLIIFILTFILGLLGNGLVIWVAGLKMKRTVNTVWFLHLAIADFLCCMSLPFSIIHLILHEYWPYGYFLCKVIPSAIILNMFASVFLLTAISIDRCLMVMKPVWCQNHRNVRLATAMCCCIWLLAFIMCCPAFLYRKTFKDEFGKTVCTYQFGDRDYEDYINYGNDSAMSSSISSDEYPGGFSSTDIPGTLYNDTILLGNLNDYFSYSSQPTTLLAINITRIVFGFLLPFSIMAACYILIVIKMHRVQFTKPRGKTLRVILVVVVAFFVCWAPFHAVGALSLLAMPGTGFREAVALWDHLSIALAYVNSCINPLLYVFVGRDFRQKARQSVQGILEGAFSEEVTRSTSYSRDRIKTSADRDISSNTL from the coding sequence ATGTCTCTGTTCCTGAGTAGTAACAGCACATACAAGCCAGATGATGGTGCCACACTACAGTATGCACCGGAAATCATTGGTTCCTTAATTATCTTCATTCTCACCTTTATCCTGGGCCTCCTGGGCAACGGCTTGGTGATCTGGGTGGCTGGCCTGAAAATGAAGCGGACCGTGAACACTGTGTGGTTCCTGCACCTTGCCATCGCTGACTTCCTGTGCTGCATGTCTCTGCCATTCTCCATCATTCACCTGATCCTCCATGAGTACTGGCCATATGGCTACTTCCTCTGCAAGGTTATCCCATCAGCCATCATCCTCAACATGTTTGCCAGCGTCTTCCTCCTCACTGCCATCAGCATTGACCGGTGCCTGATGGTGATGAAGCCAGTTTGGTGTCAGAACCACCGTAATGTGAGGCTTGCAACAGCGATGTGCTGTTGTATCTGGCTCTTGGCCTTCATTATGTGTTGTCCTGCCTTCCTGTACCGTAAGACCTTCAAAGATGAATTTGGCAAAACTGTTTGTACTTATCAATTTGGAGATAGGGATTATGAAGATTATATAAATTATGGGAATGATTCAGCCATGAGCTCCAGCATATCCTCAGATGAATATCCTGGTGGTttctccagcactgatattcctGGCACCCTGTACAATGATACTATCTTATTGGGGAACTTGAATGATTACTTCTCCTACAGCAGTCAGCCAACCACCCTACTGGCCATAAATATTACTAGGATTGTCTTtggcttcctccttccctttagCATAATGGCAGCTTGCTACATCCTTATAGTCATTAAGATGCATAGAGTCCAATTTACCAAACCCCGTGGTAAGACCCTGCGAGTGATCCTGGTTGTGGTGGTTGCCTTCTTTGTCTGTTGGGCTCCGTTCCATGCAGTTGGGGCACTGTCTCTCCTAGCTATGCCAGGCACTGGATTTAGGGAGGCAGTAGCACTGTGGGACCACCTCTCTATAGCACTGGCCTATGTTAACAGCTGCATTAACCCTTTGCTCTACGTATTTGTGGGGCGGGACTTCAGGCAGAAGGCACGCCAATCAGTGCAGGGCATCTTGGAGGGTGCTTTCAGCGAGGAAGTTACACGCTCCACTTCCTACTCACGGGACAGGATCAAGACTTCAGCAGACAGGGATATCAGCAGCAACACTCTCTAA
- the LOC115644516 gene encoding LOW QUALITY PROTEIN: C3a anaphylatoxin chemotactic receptor-like (The sequence of the model RefSeq protein was modified relative to this genomic sequence to represent the inferred CDS: inserted 2 bases in 1 codon; deleted 1 base in 1 codon) — translation MSLFLSSNSTYKPDDGAILRYAPEIIGSLIIFILTFILGLLGNGLVIWVAGLKMKRTVNTVWFLHLAIADFLCCMSLPFSIIHLILHEYWPYGYFLCKVIPSAIILNMFASVFLLTAISIDRCLMVMKPVWCQNHRNVRLATVMCGCIWLLASIMCSPAFLYRETVKDGFGKTVCCYQFGDDMDYGDYIDYDKNSAMSSGISCDEYPAEGTTDSELTKSAVSSPNVGIFQMSSVLPSELCETPGGFSSANIPGSLYNYNDLLGDFPICSRPTTLLTINITRIIFGFLLLFSIMAVCYILIAIRMHGALFTKPRDKTLRVILVVVVAFFVCWAXHVVGALSFLAMPGTGFNEAVALWDHLSIALAYVNSCINPLLYVFVGRDFRQKARQSVQGILEGAFSEEVTRSTSYSRDRTKTSADRDISSNTL, via the exons ATGTCTCTGTTCCTGAGTAGTAACAGCACATACAAGCCAGATGATGGTGCCATACTACGGTACGCACCGGAAATCATTGGTTCCTTAATTATCTTCATTCTCACCTTTATCCTGGGCCTCCTGGGCAACGGCTTGGTGATCTGGGTGGCTGGCCTGAAAATGAAGCGGACCGTGAACACTGTGTGGTTCCTGCACCTTGCCATCGCTGACTTCCTGTGCTGCATGTCTCTGCCATTCTCCATCATTCACCTGATCCTCCATGAGTACTGGCCATATGGCTACTTCCTCTGCAAGGTTATCCCATCAGCCATCATCCTCAACATGTTTGCCAGCGTCTTCCTCCTCACTGCCATCAGCATTGACCGGTGCCTGATGGTGATGAAGCCAGTTTGGTGTCAGAACCACCGTAATGTGAGGCTTGCAACAGTGATGTGTGGTTGCATATGGCTCCTCGCCTCCATTATGTGCAGTCCTGCCTTCCTGTACCGTGAGACCGTCAAAGATGGA TTTGGCAAAACTGTATGCTGTTATCAGTTTGGAGATGATATGGATTATGGAGATTATATAGATTACGACAAAAATTCAGCCATGAGCTCTGGCATATCCTGTGATGAATATCCTGCAGAAGGCACAACTGATTCTGAGTTAACCAAATCTGCTGTCAGCTCACCTAATGTTGGCATATTTCAAATGTCAAGTGTTCTCCCTTCAGAGTTATGTGAGACTCCTGGTGGTTTCTCCAGTGCTAATATTCCTGGTAGCCTTTACAATTATAATGACTTACTGGGGGACTTCCCCATCTGCAGTCGGCCAACCACCCTACTGACCATAAATATTACCAGGATTATCTTTGGCTTCCTCCTTCTCTTTAGCATAATGGCAGTTTGCTACATCCTTATTGCCATCAGGATGCACGGAGCCCTATTTACCAAACCCCGTGATAAGACCCTGCGAGTGATCCTGGTTGTGGTGGTTGCCTTCTTTGTCTGTTGGGC CCATGTAGTTGGGGCACTGTCTTTCCTAGCTATGCCAGGCACTGGATTTAATGAGGCAGTAGCACTGTGGGACCACCTCTCTATAGCACTGGCCTATGTGAACAGCTGCATCAACCCTTTGCTCTATGTATTTGTGGGGCGGGACTTCAGGCAGAAGGCACGCCAATCAGTGCAGGGCATCTTGGAGGGTGCTTTCAGCGAGGAAGTTACACGCTCCACTTCCTACTCACGGGACAGGACCAAGACTTCAGCAGACAGGGATATCAGCAGTAACACTCTCTAA